The Spinacia oleracea cultivar Varoflay chromosome 2, BTI_SOV_V1, whole genome shotgun sequence DNA segment ttaagatgaagcaaacaatatattatatactatcatttgttttcatatactaaaaataaaatagggtcaaagtaaattatgtgaatagtgcaaaaagtcaaaatggttcaagtattaagggacggagggagtagtatttctTTTGGCAGAGGAGAGGAGCAAGCCCCATAAAGTGCGCACATCCTATGCATAAAGATTAAAGATGGATGTTGGGCGGGTCATGGTCAAGCCGAGGGCCAAGCCCACGTTTCATGGCCTGAACGGGCCTGGCCCACACCAAAGTCCATTCTGCATCGGGCTAGTCCAGAATATTCAAAATAGGATCCGGGTCCATAGGCCCTTGTAGGTCGTTTCAGGTCATCGTGtctaagcctaattttactaaattttagCATATTTATCGTATCATAATCtatcgtgctttttccaaatatAAGGTGACCCAAGCCCATCCCATGAATTCGTGCTCGTGTCGGCCcaacccacaaccatctttaactATGCATAGACGCCTAGACGGAACTGGGAGGCATATATCCTGACTGCACCCCACGGACACTAAAACTCGTAAAGTAACTGTACACGATCCAACTAACATAAGCCAATTTTGAGTAAACAACGTGACTAACAAAACTCGAATAATGTTGTCATTTTTATGACTACATCTTGCCTTAAAATTACCCAAAACCAAAACATGATGATTTTCCGACTCATTAtgccattgcctcaaagaggctcccgcaaaaAACGGGGGAAGGGGGAGTCGGACATACGCAActttacccctgcaattgcagagaggttgtttccaattgacccaaaagcgacaACGAGACGACAACGAGACGActatcttctacttcatggaaatgaagcgaagaggtattaagagccatttttatttagtccattacatcccacaaccaaaagaacaaatgaatttcCCGACAGAATGTTATTCAAACAAAATGACCTAAGTTGACCCAAAACTGAACCAAATTACTAATCACCCAAGTGGCCAAGTATGACCAAAATAGAATGCAGTCGAACTAAACTAGATCCAAATGACTTTTTTCCCCTACCTCCTAACAGTCTAATGGATGAAATGTCGCAGGAAAGAACTAAAGATGGGACAAGCCGAGGCCCGTTCCAAACCGAtacatgggcctgggccctgtttTTTGGCGCGACCGGGCCCATTAAGGTCTGCGGCCCATGGGTCACCCAAAGCCCAGCCCACTAGCATCTTTAGAACGAACCAAACATGCCATTGGGTAGGACATTTTCCAGAAATAGCTTCATTATCAATGCCTCTTATACAAAGGGTAATTGTACACATTTCTACTAGGTAATTTAATGGTGAACAAGGAGCAAACCTGTGTAGAAAGTACATAAAATCTAGGGAAATTCTCTTTGATAGCCATGAACTATTGCAAATTCTCAATGGTAGCAAAATATTTACCAAATCCTCTTAAATAGCCttactttttaaaattttctctATGGTAGCATTATTTTTGTAATTACCACCTAATTATAAAATAATCAATATTTTGTAACATTAGTAGTTTCGAAGCTAATGTAACACTACATTAAACTTCTCCTAAAAACAATTGAGTCTTACTTTAACAGCTTCCATCCATGTCCTGCGTATCTTGTCTATTCCTAAAAACAATTAAGAGCAATATATTGAAttgttttagttcattttaattGGCACTTTGACTACATATTCTGCCAAGAATCTCCAAATTCACACTAATTgaatagagaaaaaaaaatattatactaCAAAATGGACAAATGTAAGGGGATAGAGAATTAGGGGGGACAAAGTTGAAATCTTGAATCTTCTCATTAGCAATTAACTGCCCATAATGAATTGAGAGACAGAGTGTCAAAAAAATTAGAGAGCAAACCTAAAAGGACATAGAAGGGAAGTACTCCGTATCGCCGGACTGGGACATTTTCCAAACCGAAACCATGAAAACCACTTAATGGAGTTTCTGTTTTTGTTTGACCAAAATCgctgcaattttttttaaaatgggaTTACGAAcaggttaattttattttatttaattattaagtggtaattataaaaataaaataaaaatgctaCTACAGAGAAAAATTATAGAAGCAATGCTATATGGGAGGATTTGGCAAAAACTTTGCTACCATTGAGAATATGACAAAGTTCATTGCTACCAAAGAGAATTTCCCTAAAATCTACTGCAAGTCTGCAAGTTTCTGAAAGTAAATGGGGCAACTTTGACAGTGCAGATATACCACTAAGATAGTACCCGGGAAGTCGTAAGATCACCAAGCATGTAATTAATCAGAGCTAATCTTGGTTCAAGCTGCAAACAGTAAAAACACCACTCCTGTAAAAGATCCACATATAAAATAAGGGATAAATCATAAACATATTGGCGCGAACAACAAAGCTCCCTTTAATCTGAAGTAAGTACCTTTGATGATACGCAGCGCAAAAGCCAATGAGATCTAAAATCGAATTTCTAACTTGTTCGGTATCACTGTTAGTTTTTGGTTTTTCAGTTTTAATGAACTAAAAATACTCATACCtatttgaaaactgacaacaaaagACTGGAAACAACTTTTTgatggttttcatattttgtaaaaaaaacagaaaactggaAACAAACAACGATACCGAACTAGCCCTTAGCTTTCCAACCCTCCAAAGCCAGCTATCATCATTGGGATCGCATTCTAAGCCTCCAGAATCAGACATCCTTATTGGGATCAAAGTTCTTGAACTgagatttgaaatcttccactACTTTCACCTCTTCATCTTTGCTAAGCATACAGTTCCTCCAGTCAGCCCTATCCGGCATTTTGAGTAAGCCAGCCATAACCTAACAAACATCACGACAGGGATTAGGTCTCCCACACACATCCATTTTCACCATTTATAAGTCAACAATGCTAAtagctactccctctgtccctaatTGTTTGCCCCATAGGAAAAATGTGCTTTTATTAAGAGTTTGGACAAAATTTTGTAAGGAAATGGGGGTATCTTTGTCTTTTATACTTTTATGAGTCTATGCAAGTGGAGTAAATGGTGAGGACATGTTACTATATAAGGAAACGGGGCAATCTTTAAGGGACGGACTAAAATAGTATATGTGCCAAACAaatagggacggagggagtaccatggCTACTGTAGACGGTGAGAAGTAAGTAACCAACCACGCAAACAAATGCACAAAAACATTGTGGGGCAGAAAAAGTAACAAATATTGAAATTAAGCGGATACATTATTTAAACTTGTCAATTAGCATTACCTCACGACCAAATTGAACAGGAAAATTTTCATTCTCATCTATAGTATGTCCTAGTATAGTGCCATCATTTAGCTCCACGTAGAAGAAACCAGAATTTCCGTCAAACCTTGCTCTCAATAATTCTCTTGGTTCAGAAATACCGTCACCTACATcattgaaaaacaaaaggaaaCCACTGATGATTAGCCTAATGCAGAAGAAAATATGGGGTAGACCCCCAACAACTCCAATACCATACAGTACATAATCGATGCAGCCACTGATGCAGGTAATTTCAGCAATAGGGTAAGACCTTAGATGTTAAGCAGGGACCCCTTACCTCCCCTCTCTGTTAAATTgcaataaaaaacaaaattttgagcAACCTACACCACAGATGCCAAAATTTTGAAATAGGAATTCACAAATACCCACCAAAAATATAAATGACGTAAAAGGTGATTTGTAAAGCTTCTTATTCCCCAACAATACTGAGAATTGAGATAATGGTAATGGTATGGTGATGGTGGGCCAGACTTCAAGATTACAAGAGAGGTTTTGGTGAATTTAATTGAGGAAGAGGCAAGAGTGAGAGAGTTGAGGTGAATTCAGAAATAATGGTGTTTCAATAACAGGAAAGCAGCTATATTCAATCTTGTATTTCACCCTTTTTCTGATATTTTTCAACTGTACAACTCAAGACCTTAAAATTCAAAAAGTGAAGGTGAATTCGGAACGAGGGTGGTCAATGAAAGAGAAAACAGAGTAAATGCATatattttttccctttttcctgAAAATTTCGAAGGTACAATTAGACTTTAGACCTAAAAGTTGAAAACTCAGACGAGGAATTGGGACTTATTTGCCATAAGTTAGGTCCCGCATCTACTTACCGGCTTTCTTCACTCAATAATATGGCATTTAGATTTGGTGCAAACAAATACAGAAGGAATGAATATTACATAAATTAGCAAATTTCTGGTCACgagtttttttaattgaatttgagGATAGTTTCACTCAATTCTTTAGTCGTTGGAGTTGAGCTCGGGTTTGAGTCGAACATGAGCCCATCCATGTCGAGCATTAACCATGTCGAGCTCAAGTAAGCTGTGAATAATATTGACTCCGGTTCTGTGAGAAGTTCAACTCAGTTCATGTCCCCCACCTTACCCCTTATTCCTCCgctgtttttgaattttctcGTACCACCCCCACATGCATGCAACAAACATCTACTGCATGTCCTGAGCATAGGATTAAGTATGCCATTATTGCCATAGTAAAAAAAATAAGCAATAGACTGACACTCTAACTGACATGGACATAAATCTCAAATTTTTGCAGAGAAATGTATCCAAGACACTTttatgttcaccttatttccactggTTTCAGAGATAGGTAGAAATAAGTTCAGATGAGGAAAAATACGTTCAGATAAATTGAAAACAGTTCAGTTGGGGAAAAATAATTCAGATAAGATAACTtcgggaaaaataagttcaaatcagGAAAAATGAGGCTCCCAAGTTCAATTTACAATTACAGCTAAAACAaatttcagataagtttaaGTTTAGTGAACAAGATGATCATTTCTGTTTTCATTTTCTACTCATAGCATGACAGACAGTCAAAGCACCAAAAAAGAGCAGAATCTAGCACATCAGCAAACCAAGGATAAAGTACCTTTAATCGTCTCAAATTCAAAACCCAGCTTTTTAGCGGCTAAGTTGAATATATTCTTTACGGACGTTGCTTTGGTTTGTGGTATAGGAACTGCCTACACAAAAGACATCGAGTATAGCGCGTTAAAAACTACTGACTCAAACTGTAAAATCTTTAAAATCACATCATACCATCAGCATCCAGCTGTAAACTGTGTAGTGCTTTTCACATTGTCCTATGAATTAACATAGCTTGAGCACCATCTATAGCAGAAAATTAAGGAAGAAGAAGATTTAattaataaactgaaattaCAGCAAATGTAAGTGATATCCAAGCTTTCGAGAGGCTTGATTCTCTCCCAATGAACTCTTAAAACGCTCAATAAAACACTCATCGATATTCAAACACGACTTTCCCTTTCCATGACTTACATTATTTTTAAAGCTTCTACTCTAACAAACTATCTTCTTCAAGCTACTAACAACACCAATCTATTTCCTAAAGTGCCCCTACGCCTTATCAGTCCATTGCACATTACAATTGATTTAAATCGAAGATCAATTTAGCAAATTCAGTTTCAATCACTAAGTTTGGAACAACAAGTTAACAACATCAAGACATTGTCACACAGAAGTTGGGATCAGTCactatttaaaatcattaaCTAGATATTTTTCTCTTTATCTTTCGTTCTTTCCCACGGTATGATAAGCAAGGTCAACACCGGAGAAATCTTTAGCCCCATTACACATTCAAAAGGATTAAGATGGTTTTAGTACCATGATGCTTGGCTTCAAGGACTACTACTTCAGACAATATATTTGACCCTCTTTCTTCATTCAATTTGACTGCCTTAATGGTGTCACTAAAATCCAGCAACCTAAGGGTAAGAAATAGGCGCTGTGGAAGTCTGAAAAGGATTACAACATAAACACGTTCGAATGAACAAAGGAAGAACATAATATGATggcaaaatatcttttcatgcatatagatacaacaacaacaacaacaacaacaacaacaacaacaaagccttagtcccaagatgatttggggtcggctaacatgaatcgtcgtaggagatcgtcattgtcaccaatcaaacttTCATGCATATAGATACTAAGCAAAAAACAAACATTGAAGACAGTCTCACCTGGAGATTAGCATGAGTTCCTCGTTTAGATATCAATTCAAAGAAAATGAATTCTTTCCTTTGGGTTTTGCTGTACTTCCGAAGACTGCTCTGATATCTATAAAGCTCACTTTGACTATCTGGAGGTAGGGATAAAGTACTTGGAGAATGCTCTACTGGTAATAACAGCACATGATCGTCAACCAGTGGGCCTTTTGCCAATGCACAGTATAAGTTTTCCCCAACAGTTATAATTAGATGAGACTCCACACTGGGGCTTGACAAGCAAAACCAGCATTCTTTTGACCTGACATTATATGATCATGTATAAGCCTCGGTCTAGAACATAAAAGCAGGAGATATTGAGTGGACATTAGGAAGAAGTCGCACTGAAATAAAAACATTATCTTCAACACATCACAGCGTCCTCATAGAAATTAGTGACAACAAGTGCAACAGACATAGAAGAATGCTGAAGTTCATATGATACACCTACCTGTTAGTAGTTGCACTATGAGATCTGAATCTCTTGTTTGCATTACTTTCACCTTCTTCAACCAAGCTATGCTTAAATTGACACTCTGGACCTCTCTCACATTTTCCCTTATTAAGAAAATCAAAACACACACCTCCCATATATTGCTCTCTTGCCTCTTCATCATGCCGAAAATGACAATTTTCCTCCCGTGGGCATGAACCGGAAGACAAATATTTAAAACAGAGCCTTTCTGTATTTCCATcccctttcttttgttttttcacaTCATACCGCCAATATTGTTCTTCAAGAGCACTATCCCCTGGTCTTTTGGTAGTCTCTGTTTTAGGTGTATTATCAACAACTGTGTATGGGGATAAAGTCGTATTAGGAGGTTTTGTGCTTATTTCAGCTGCTGACATTATCGATGCTGGAGTTGGAGAAATTGCATGCATAAATTTCtgcaaccaaaagaaaaaaagaaaaattagaaTGGTGAGGTAACCAAACAACAAACTGACCTTCTCTCTATAAATGGATTTGTTTCTGCTATGTAAAAGGGCTGACAACAAAAGAACCAATAAAAAAATCTGAGTTCATAGAAAAAATATGACTGTAATAGGATGTCTGACGCTCCTTAATGAGGACGACTAACATGAACCGTCATAAGGAATCGTCTATGAAACGTGAAGCAAGAAAAGCTATGTTACTCCGACACTCCGCCGGACGGTGGGTGTCGGtgtcgacacgacccgacccgcGACACGACACTCGACACGTGTACGGGGAGGTGTCGACACCGGTGTCGGAAAAGGGTCCGAATTGCAGTGTCGGAATCGGAAGGAGAGAAGAAAAGGAGTAAAAAGATTCAAATTTTCCCATTTAAGATGAAGATTTAGGTGATAAAATTAATCTTACCCGGAACTAAAACTTGGATCTTGAAGAATTCGAAACCCTAAATCTAACAATTGATGGTCAGGGAAGGGAAGAGAAGAAAAAATAGGTTGGGGCTTTTGTTGTAGAAGGAAAAACGAGCTTAATGAAATCTTCAATTTTCGTTTTCATTGATAATTTCTTGAGAATCACCATGGCCGAGTTGCCTTCCCGTCGTTTTTTTGGGTGTTGCTGAAGGGAAAAGGCATAAAAATGGAAGTGAGAAAGAAAGCAAAAGAACTGCTTgcttttctcttttccttttttttctgtAACCTTTTTCAAAAGTAAACAAGGGTGTGGTAGAGGGTGGGCCACGTGGAACAAACCCACATGCATTTACTTCTTTCTGAGGAATCTTTTCCATTAATTTGGCACACCCTTATTATTcaacttttcatttttttttattttgtttattttttaaaattctttgTAACTTACAGTAACCTTTTTTAAAACTATCTCTTTTATTTTTGGCGAATAAACTTTGTACCTCacgattttcatttatttttgtattttataaGAAGTGTCGCTTTTATTATCCGACACTTTATATGCGAGCCGTGTCTAAAAAATAAGTCAAGACACTCCTTTGACCGTGTCGGAGTGTCTGCAATTATTTGAATCAGAGTGTCAGACACTCCGACACCTTGTCGGACACGACACCGACACCCGTGTCTGAGTAACATAGAAGAAAAGTAAATGGTTATGTTAAAGAGAGTAAAATGCAAATTTGAGAAAGTGAAGGTGAGGGTAATGAGGCACGAAAAATAGGGaacaagaaaacaaaagaggcacaaagatataaaataaaaaataaataaaaagtaaaaataagagaaaaaaacaaaggaaaatcgaaaaagaaaaaagaagtcaTGTTGAATTGTCGGCATATATTATCTCTCTCCACTCTGCCCTATCTAACGCCGCATTTTCCAAAATCCTCAATAAATTGATATCACCCTCTTCCAAATTAGTTTTGGTCTTCCCCTATACCTCACAATTCTATAAGTTTACCAGTCTTCAAGCCTTCTAACCGGCGCATAATTTGCCTTACTATATATGTAGAATAATTTTATTGAAACTATTTTCTAATTACTTTCTTTCAAAAAACCAACCTCTCTAGACTTCTACCAAAGGATGTATTAATTTGAGATATTGTCAAGCTAAATGATTTTCCTCTTGGTTTATGAACAAAGTTTCCGTAACATAGACTAAAGACAAACTACATGAATTTGACTTTCTTAATTATCACAATAATACATCCGTTCAATGAATACAATGTATTCCCTCTAATCCTAACCCcctttttctctcctcctcGTCCTCCTCCCCTCTAGCGCCGACCCAATTTTTGCCTTCTCCTCCTCTAGAGTCTAGCCCCGAccccatttctctctcctcttccttCCTATCCAGCCCCACTGacaccctttctctctcctcctcctccctTTACCCATTTCAATCCCTCCGTCTCCGGGTCCTCAACGAAATATTCATTGCGTCCACTATCTTCCTCCCTATTCTTGTTCTTTTGTAGGTAgtagttggtttagatgttagtGGTGGTCGATTATAGTGAAGGTGGCAGTGAGAGTGAGGCTGGCGGTGGTAGTTTGGTGGACGGTTTCAATGGGGACGGTGGTTGGTTGAGCACGAGGCTTGGAATTTGGAAGAGTATAAACATAGAAAAGAAAAACTACACATTATACCACAAGAACCATTTTGAGAAGATGCGCCCTAAAGATTATTCCTAGTTACTTAAAAACTGAGATTGTTTTAAGCAAACCGCACAAAAGTTGGATTGATCAAAATCAATTTCCCCtctaaattattttattattaagaAAATGTCTCACTTTCCTACTCTTATTGCTACTATTATTAGAGGACAGTTTGtatcataaacaaaaaatatcatTTCAACCAGAACAGAAGACCTAAAAAGATTCATACAAGACCATTTATTTCATGTGAACGAAACGTAACCTCATTTGAAAATAGCTTCAGTAGAGATGATATGGTCGACTGGTCGTTCTCATATCTAGTTCTATGTGTCAAGAAAAAACATCCCTTTACAACTCTTGTCTCAAAGGCatgaaacaaaatattaaaaatgcACAAATAGCTTTGAACTACATGAATATTCATATAAAAATGATATCTATACAATAAATTGTAAAGCAATATTAAATGAGCCCTTTGGGAAAGGAGGTTAAAACCCTTTTGTCTAAGAGTAAGGTTGATTGTTGTGGCTTGCTTGAAACTAAAATTAAAGACAGAGAGAGTAAGAAGATAGCTCAATAGTTGTTCAGGGGTTGGAGTGTTATTAATAACTACAATTTTGCTGAAAATGGTAGATTTGGGTGGCTTATAATCCAAATAAGGTGGATATAGCAATAGAGGAATCTCGTGCTCAAGGAATTTGTACTAAAGTGAATGATACTCTTACTGGTAAAAGTACAAGAGTACCAGTGGTGTATGGTTTTAATACAACTGACGCGAGTAGAGGTATGACTTTCATATCACAGATGGAGAGTAACAAACCAACAATGGTGAGCCGTGAGCCTTTGGTCGTATGTGGTGACTTTAATTTTGTACTCTTAAATGAGGACAGGTTGCATCTAgccaaaaataaataatttgacGACTCTGGTGAGTAAGAGCTTCACCACGGGAAAATAGTGGGGGCATATTACACATGGAGCAATAATCAAGGACCGAATATAATTTTCTCCATGATTGATAGATCTATTTCCGATAACTCTCCAACTGGTCTCATTTTTTATACTCGATATTATCAGAGGAGTGTGCATTTTAGTTTTCTCAATCTGGTGGAACATGAGAAATTCAAGGAGATTGTTGCAGAAGAGTGGAGATACAAACAACATAACATCCCTCTTCTGAACACCTGAAAAATTATTTAAAGAGAGCTCACTTGAAGAATGAAGACTTGTGCAATTAGGGAGGAACTTCAGGCTGAATTACTCGAGTTGGAGAAGAGTGCATTTGGCAACAGAAATAAAGGGCAACATGGATTCAGTTGCGGGATGCAAACATGAAATACTTCTGTGCATATACATAGGAGAGAATCGGTCAAAATGCTATCAAAATCGTGATCAGAGAGGATGGTAGTAGGATTCTGACTTGAGATCTTATCAAGTTGGAGGTGATTGAGTTCTACAAGGGTTTATGGAGTTCTGCAGCAGTGAGACTTCCTATGGTGGACAGGACTGTTAACGAAAGTGGTTCTATATTGACAATATAGCAGCAAGCTTAATAAAGCACCCTTGTTACAGCAAAGGAGGTAAAAGAAGCAATTTTCAGCATGGCCGCGAGTGGACAGATATAATGTCATGTATTTCAGAAGACCTGGTCAACAATTGGCTCTAGTATTACAACAGGCATTCAGGATTTCTTCAAATACGTGCCTTCTCAGGTAAATTGCACCTATGTGACTCTTATACCGAATATTGCTAATGCTAGTAAAGTAAAGGAGTTCAGAAAAATTGCATGTTGCACTATACAAAATCATTTCTAAAACTCTCCCTTCAAGATTGCAATAAGTTCTTCCtgatttgatttttgatttatGAAAACCGATCAGCATTTGTAAAGGGGAGGGTTATCGTTGATAACATAATCCTGAGTCATGAACTAGTAAAAGGCTTTACTAGGAAATACATGACATTATTATCCTGAGCTTGCCGAACAATTGTATGGACAGGTGGTGCTGTAATTTCTGAGAAAGTTTTTGTTCATCATCATTATTATTACCCCATTGcatcaaagaggctcccgcaagaagcaggGTAAaggggggtcgggtgtacgcaaccttacccctgcaattgcagagaggttgtttccaattgacccaaagcGATAACGGAACGACAACGGAACGACCATCTTCTAcctcatggaaaggaagcgaagaggttttaagagccattctGAGAAAGTTTTTGTTGCTTGGGACAAAATGTGCTAACCAAAGGCAGCAGGAGGTTGGAATATAACTTGCATAATAACATTGGAACCAAGCTGCTATATGTAAATTTTTTACAGAATGTTACAAACAAGATAGATAGGATCTGAATTAGGTGGATTCACACATATTATGTCAAGATAGGTGCTGCAAATACAGATTCCTACTCATGTGTCCTGGATGAGCAAGAAGATCCTGGCAGCATTAGATATTTGCAGCAGGTACCAAATTGTGTTTATATGATCTGCAATGCAATGAGTATTTTTCTATTAGACCAGTGTACAAGGCTCTAAGGGGATATTGTGAAGTGGAGTGAGGCAGCTTATATGCAATAATGCAGCTCATCCCAAATGCATTTTCATAGGGTGGCTAGCTATTCAGTGTAGGTCAGCCACTAGTCATAGGCTTTGCAAAAATGGCATTCATCATGAACCGACTTGTGTTCTAGCAACATACCGAAACTATGGAACATTTGATTTTTAGATGTCAAAATGCTGCTGAGGTATGGATCAATGCGTTGAGATATATGGGTTTTAGTAGACAGGCTGATGGCTGGGATCAGGAACTTCAGTCTGTGATCCATCATGTAAGATGCAGCAGGGCTAAAAACCAGGATTATTGGGTAAAATTGAAGCAGCTAGGGAAAAGACAGTCTTAGTTTCGATGTTTAGGGATAATGACTGATCTAAACAGAAGAAGCTATCTACAAAAAGTACAATCACATACTATGGCAATAAATATGACTTGCGACGTACAGAGTATATAAAAGCTGATGAAAGAAATTGAACCTGTTTCTCTTTATTTCCTACAGGAGCAAGGCCAAAGAATCGAGTCACATGCACAGCATCAATGTTAGAGTATGGTTCACGAGCATAAAACACACCCTTTGAACCTGCAATGTGATAGCTATCATGTTGAAACCCAAAATTAGAGAACACACAGGGCGAGTTGCAggagatagagagagaaagagaacgtTAATTCAAACAGCAACAACCCTATCAACATATCCAATAAATTACGATTTCGTCTGGGTAAACTGAGAGTAAAAAACAAACATTTCAAAGCATGAATGGGTAGaaactttatgaaaatatgatcATTACTTACCGAGGCTTAAGCTCTGCTACCATTTCTGCAATAGTGGAATCGCTTCCTGGTGAATCAGATATCCCAGGTGGTATGTCATTGGCTGCAACCCTATTTGTAACCCCACTAGGCCATTCATTAGTTTAACTAGTTAAGAAACTCAAAATAAACAAGCACCAGGAGTACTGATGAGTATAACActtaagaaagaaaagaagtagaAAATAAACAGTAAAACAACTAAAATAAAGGATATGTTAGAAACAAATCAACTATTCCAGGTTCCTCA contains these protein-coding regions:
- the LOC110798528 gene encoding zinc finger CCCH domain-containing protein 64 isoform X1 gives rise to the protein MASPRILLAGDVNGLLSQLFKRVLSVNKSAGPFDALLCVGQFFPESTEKLEEFMDYIEGRREIPIPTYFIGDYGVAAPKVLSAAVKEPGNLGFKLDGLRVCHNLYWLKGGGKFTLSGLSVAYLSGRQSPSGQLFGTYSQDDVDALRALAEEPGIVDLFLTNEWPSGVTNRVAANDIPPGISDSPGSDSTIAEMVAELKPRYHIAGSKGVFYAREPYSNIDAVHVTRFFGLAPVGNKEKQKFMHAISPTPASIMSAAEISTKPPNTTLSPYTVVDNTPKTETTKRPGDSALEEQYWRYDVKKQKKGDGNTERLCFKYLSSGSCPREENCHFRHDEEAREQYMGGVCFDFLNKGKCERGPECQFKHSLVEEGESNANKRFRSHSATTNRSKECWFCLSSPSVESHLIITVGENLYCALAKGPLVDDHVLLLPVEHSPSTLSLPPDSQSELYRYQSSLRKYSKTQRKEFIFFELISKRGTHANLQAVPIPQTKATSVKNIFNLAAKKLGFEFETIKGDGISEPRELLRARFDGNSGFFYVELNDGTILGHTIDENENFPVQFGREVMAGLLKMPDRADWRNCMLSKDEEVKVVEDFKSQFKNFDPNKDV
- the LOC110798528 gene encoding zinc finger CCCH domain-containing protein 59 isoform X3 produces the protein MVAELKPRYHIAGSKGVFYAREPYSNIDAVHVTRFFGLAPVGNKEKQKFMHAISPTPASIMSAAEISTKPPNTTLSPYTVVDNTPKTETTKRPGDSALEEQYWRYDVKKQKKGDGNTERLCFKYLSSGSCPREENCHFRHDEEAREQYMGGVCFDFLNKGKCERGPECQFKHSLVEEGESNANKRFRSHSATTNRSKECWFCLSSPSVESHLIITVGENLYCALAKGPLVDDHVLLLPVEHSPSTLSLPPDSQSELYRYQSSLRKYSKTQRKEFIFFELISKRGTHANLQAVPIPQTKATSVKNIFNLAAKKLGFEFETIKGDGISEPRELLRARFDGNSGFFYVELNDGTILGHTIDENENFPVQFGREVMAGLLKMPDRADWRNCMLSKDEEVKVVEDFKSQFKNFDPNKDV
- the LOC110798528 gene encoding zinc finger CCCH domain-containing protein 64 isoform X2; this translates as MASPRILLAGDVNGLLSQLFKRVLSVNKSAGPFDALLCVGQFFPESTEKLEEFMDYIEGRREIPIPTYFIGDYGVAAPKVLSAAVKEPGNLGFKLDGLRVCHNLYWLKGGGKFTLSGLSVAYLSGRQSPSGQLFGTYSQDDVDALRALAEEPGIVDLFLTNEWPSGVTNRVAANDIPPGISDSPGSDSTIAEMVAELKPRYHIAGSKGVFYAREPYSNIDAVHVTRFFGLAPVGNKEKQKFMHAISPTPASIMSAAEISTKPPNTTLSPYTVVDNTPKTETTKRPGDSALEEQYWRYDVKKQKKGDGNTERLCFKYLSSGSCPREENCHFRHDEEAREQYMGGVCFDFLNKGKCERGPECQFKHSLVEEGESNANKRFRSHSATTNRSKECWFCLSSPSVESHLIITVGENLYCALAKGPLVDDHVLLLPVEHSPSTLSLPPDSQSELYRYQSSLRKYSKTQRKEFIFFELISKRGTHANLQMVLKLC